In one Nicotiana sylvestris chromosome 8, ASM39365v2, whole genome shotgun sequence genomic region, the following are encoded:
- the LOC104247324 gene encoding probable serine/threonine-protein kinase PBL15: MKDSKSWRPFTANCCSVEDQTIFGNFSRCKTSKSDFSKNIAPLPSFRRLSFSDLSRSSSTRINEDLAQSFGPDLFDFQLSELRAITQNFSTNYLLGEGGFGTVHKGYVDENLRAGLKSQAVAVKLLNIEGLQGHREWLAEVIFLGQLRHQNLVRLIGYCCEDEERLLVYEFMPRGSLENHLFKRLSNSLPWGTRLKIAIGAAKGLAFLHGAEKPVIYRDFKTSNILLDSDFTAKLSDFGLAHMGPEGSNTHVTTRVMGTYGYAAPEYVSTGHLTTKSDIYSFGVVLLEQLTGRRAMDKTRPKNEQNLVDWTRPYLSSSRRLRCIMDPRLGGQYSVKGAKEMAHLASQCTSLNPKDRPKMPAIIETLESLQPLRDMAVACGQWPPSPKSSNKYVVYSPKGNKDSKIVVIKNSRMAVHSKSK; the protein is encoded by the exons ATGAAAGACTCAAAATCTTGGAGACCCTTTACAGCAAACTGCTGCTCTGTCGAAGATCAAACCATTTTTGGTAATTTTAGCAGGTGCAAGACCTCGAAATCGGATTTTTCAAAGAACATAGCTCCATTGCCATCTTTTCGTAGGTTGTCATTCTCGGATTTGAGCAGATCATCATCAACTAGGATTAATGAGGATCTTGCACAATCATTTGGTCCTGACTTGTTTGATTTTCAGTTGAGTGAACTGCGTGCCATTACGCAGAATTTCTCGACTAATTACTTGCTTGGTGAAGGTGGTTTTGGGACAGTGCATAAAGGTTATGTTGATGAGAATTTGAGGGCTGGTTTGAAATCTCAAGCTGTTGCTGTTAAGCTTCTTAATATTGAAGGGCTTCAAGGCCACAGGGAATGGCTG GCGGAAGTAATATTTCTAGGACAGCTAAGGCACCAAAATTTGGTAAGATTGATTGGGTACTGTTGCGAGGATGAAGAACGCCTTCTTGTTTATGAATTCATGCCTAGAGGCAGCCTTGAAAATCATCTCTTCAAGA GGTTATCAAACTCACTGCCATGGGGTACAAGATTGAAGATAGCAATTGGAGCAGCCAAAGGCCTTGCTTTCTTACATGGCGCTGAAAAACCTGTTATTTACCGTGACTTTAAAACCTCCAACATCTTACTGGATTCT GACTTTACTGCTAAATTATCAGATTTTGGGCTTGCACATATGGGCCCAGAAGGATCAAACACTCATGTTACTACTAGGGTAATGGGCACTTACGGATATGCTGCCCCTGAATATGTTAGCACAG GACATCTTACTACCAAAAGCGACATTTACAGCTTTGGTGTGGTCTTGCTAGAACAACTAACAGGAAGAAGAGCAATGGACAAAACAAGACCAAAGAATGAACAAAACTTAGTCGATTGGACAAGGCCCTACTTGTCAAGTAGTCGAAGATTGCGTTGCATAATGGACCCTAGACTTGGAGGACAATATTCAGTAAAAGGAGCAAAAGAAATGGCCCATTTAGCTTCACAATGCACAAGCTTAAACCCAAAGGACAGGCCCAAAATGCCAGCCATTATTGAAACCTTAGAAAGCCTTCAACCACTAAGGGACATGGCTGTGGCTTGTGGACAATGGCCACCCTCTCCAAAATCAAGCAATAAGTATGTTGTTTATTCTCCAAAAGGCAACAAggacagcaaaatagtggttatcaAGAATTCTCGTATGGCTGTTCATAGTAAGAGCAAGTAA